A genomic region of Rhodococcus pyridinivorans contains the following coding sequences:
- a CDS encoding neutral zinc metallopeptidase, translating to MRRTHRFARLVVPALTVVLLAGCAQRIEGTAVSIYDNPFTVAGLPVTSGASGPRSGVPDADIEIENTDGGPVDVLAGNAIADIEEYWRQEFASVARGTFRPVETIVSWDPSERRGPRFCGKPTYDFINAAYCSGGDEIGWDRTYLMPQLIDSFGPMAAVTVLAHEYGHAVQHTAGLVAEDDPGIVFEQQADCFAGAFMRHVAEGRSTHFQLDTSDGLNNVLASMVLFRDADPNDPDSIHGSAFERVTAVQIGFTDGAGSCARIDAAEIESRRADLPQYYNSADDGELPVTDESVEAIFESFHQVFDLDALPQLDLSGADLGCSDARATSPVSYCPATNTVGVDMEALSERGTAAPPGSGFDPGVRGDYNAYVLVASRYALAVQKEAGQSLTEPRTALRAACLSGVISAALSPDSTLASNVDPSQVLVWLSPGDLDEAVSGLLTDGLAASDVNGNTVPSGFARVDAFRTGVLGGEAGCTGRYR from the coding sequence ATGCGACGGACGCATCGGTTCGCGCGACTGGTGGTGCCCGCACTGACCGTCGTCCTGCTGGCGGGTTGCGCCCAGCGGATCGAAGGAACGGCGGTGTCGATCTACGACAACCCCTTCACCGTGGCGGGGCTGCCCGTCACCTCCGGGGCGTCGGGTCCGCGCAGCGGGGTGCCCGATGCGGACATCGAGATCGAGAACACCGACGGCGGTCCCGTCGACGTCCTGGCCGGCAACGCGATCGCCGACATCGAGGAGTACTGGCGTCAGGAGTTCGCGTCGGTCGCCCGGGGCACCTTCCGCCCGGTCGAGACGATCGTGTCGTGGGATCCGTCCGAGCGACGGGGCCCGCGTTTCTGCGGCAAACCCACCTACGACTTCATCAACGCGGCCTACTGCAGCGGTGGTGACGAGATCGGATGGGACCGCACCTACCTGATGCCGCAGCTCATCGACAGCTTCGGACCGATGGCCGCGGTGACGGTCCTCGCTCATGAATACGGGCACGCCGTCCAGCACACGGCGGGGCTGGTCGCCGAGGACGACCCCGGCATCGTGTTCGAGCAGCAGGCCGACTGTTTCGCCGGTGCGTTCATGCGGCACGTCGCGGAGGGCCGGTCGACGCACTTCCAGCTCGACACCTCCGACGGGCTGAACAACGTGCTCGCGTCGATGGTGCTCTTCCGCGACGCCGATCCGAACGACCCCGACTCGATCCACGGCTCGGCCTTCGAACGCGTGACGGCCGTGCAGATCGGATTCACCGACGGGGCCGGCTCATGTGCACGCATCGACGCCGCCGAGATCGAGTCGCGCCGCGCCGACCTGCCGCAGTACTACAACTCCGCAGACGACGGCGAACTGCCGGTCACCGACGAGTCGGTCGAGGCGATCTTCGAGTCGTTCCACCAGGTCTTCGACCTGGACGCCCTGCCGCAACTCGATCTGTCGGGCGCCGACCTCGGGTGCTCGGACGCCCGGGCCACCTCACCGGTGTCGTACTGCCCCGCGACGAACACCGTGGGCGTCGACATGGAGGCACTGAGCGAGCGCGGTACGGCCGCCCCGCCGGGAAGCGGCTTCGATCCCGGTGTCCGCGGCGACTACAACGCCTACGTGCTCGTCGCCTCCCGCTACGCTCTCGCGGTGCAGAAGGAGGCCGGCCAGTCGCTCACCGAGCCGCGCACGGCGCTGCGGGCGGCGTGCCTGTCGGGGGTCATCAGTGCCGCGCTGAGCCCGGACAGCACCCTCGCCTCGAACGTCGATCCGAGCCAGGTGCTGGTGTGGCTGTCCCCCGGCGACCTCGACGAGGCGGTCTCGGGCCTGCTCACCGACGGTCTGGCCGCGAGCGACGTCAACGGCAACACGGTGCCGAGCGGGTTCGCGCGGGTGGATGCCTTCCGCACCGGCGTCCTCGGCGGCGAGGCGGGCTGCACCGGCCGTTACCGCTGA
- a CDS encoding tetratricopeptide repeat protein, which translates to MSGAVDLSPLKERASAPPPPPPSGGDGAAPGAIAPIVDVTEATFETEVLQRSMQVPVIVDLWATWCEPCKQLSPVLEKLANEANGAWVLAKVDVDANPRIAQAFGVQSVPTVVAIAAGQPLADFQGVQPEPALRQWLDAIRNAVAGKLSGPPGAEPEEQPADPRFEAAEQALENGDFEGAEAAYQLVLNSEPNNTEAQAALRQVRFLARASKIPEDAIERADAAPNDLEAQFTAADAELFAQQPEAAFGRLIEFVRRSAGDERTAARTRLLELFELFDAADPVVVSSRRKLAMALY; encoded by the coding sequence ATGTCCGGCGCGGTGGATCTCTCACCGCTCAAGGAGAGGGCCTCCGCGCCGCCGCCTCCGCCTCCGTCCGGTGGCGACGGCGCCGCACCCGGTGCCATCGCCCCGATCGTGGACGTCACCGAAGCGACGTTCGAGACCGAGGTGCTGCAGCGGTCGATGCAGGTGCCCGTGATCGTCGACCTGTGGGCGACCTGGTGCGAACCGTGCAAGCAGCTCTCACCCGTTCTCGAGAAGCTCGCGAACGAGGCAAACGGTGCGTGGGTCCTTGCGAAGGTCGACGTCGACGCGAACCCGCGGATCGCCCAGGCCTTCGGCGTCCAGTCGGTGCCCACGGTCGTCGCGATCGCGGCCGGCCAGCCGCTCGCCGACTTCCAGGGCGTGCAGCCCGAGCCCGCGCTGCGTCAGTGGCTCGACGCCATCCGGAACGCCGTCGCAGGCAAGCTGTCGGGCCCGCCCGGCGCCGAGCCGGAGGAACAGCCCGCCGACCCGCGTTTCGAGGCTGCCGAGCAGGCACTCGAGAACGGCGACTTCGAGGGCGCCGAGGCGGCCTACCAGCTCGTCCTGAACTCCGAGCCGAACAACACCGAGGCGCAGGCCGCGCTGCGCCAGGTGCGTTTCCTGGCCCGCGCGAGCAAGATTCCCGAGGATGCGATCGAGCGCGCCGATGCCGCTCCGAACGACCTCGAAGCCCAGTTCACCGCGGCCGACGCCGAACTGTTCGCGCAGCAGCCGGAGGCGGCCTTCGGTCGTCTCATCGAGTTCGTGCGTCGCAGCGCCGGGGACGAACGCACCGCGGCACGCACCCGGCTCCTCGAACTGTTCGAACTGTTCGATGCCGCGGATCCGGTCGTGGTGTCGTCGCGCCGCAAGCTCGCGATGGCCCTCTACTGA
- a CDS encoding DUF3817 domain-containing protein gives MTNILDVSTPAKRFRLIAIWEAVTWLALLIAMFFKWVLGYEEAIAIPGMVHGVAGFIPFVLIALLTAWSLKWDLKTTFLALVSSVPPFGTIVFERWAVRTGRLGELSAPATREDATATV, from the coding sequence ATGACCAACATCCTCGACGTGTCCACGCCCGCGAAACGATTCCGGCTGATCGCGATCTGGGAAGCGGTGACCTGGCTCGCCCTCCTGATCGCCATGTTCTTCAAGTGGGTGCTCGGCTACGAAGAGGCCATCGCGATCCCGGGCATGGTGCACGGCGTGGCCGGCTTCATCCCGTTCGTGCTCATCGCGCTCCTCACGGCGTGGTCGTTGAAGTGGGATCTCAAGACGACCTTCCTCGCCCTCGTCTCGAGCGTGCCCCCGTTCGGCACGATCGTCTTCGAGCGCTGGGCCGTGCGCACCGGTCGCCTCGGAGAGCTGTCCGCTCCCGCCACCCGCGAGGACGCCACCGCGACCGTCTGA
- a CDS encoding acetyl-CoA C-acetyltransferase — MSSSVIVAGARTPMGRLQGSLKDFSGSDLGGVAISGALERAGLAPEQVEYVIMGQVLTAGAGQIPARQAAVAAGIPMDVPALTINKVCLSGINAIAMADQLIRAGEFDVVVAGGQESMSQAPHMLEKSRAGFKYGDVTLRDHMAYDGLHDIFTDQAMGNLTESANSGDRFVSRAEQDAFAAASHQRAARAWKDGLFEDEVVPVSIKQRKGDPIVFAADEGIRPETTTESLGSLRPAFSKDGTVTAGSASQISDGAAAVVVMSKAKATELGLSWIAEIGRHGVVAGPDSTLQSQPARAIAKACEREGVDPKDLDLIEINEAFAAVGIVSARELGIDPAKVNVNGGAIALGHPLGMSGARIVLHLALELKRRGGGVGAAALCGGGGQGDALIVRVPEN, encoded by the coding sequence GTGAGCAGTTCTGTCATCGTCGCCGGAGCCCGTACGCCCATGGGGCGTCTTCAGGGCTCGCTCAAGGATTTCTCCGGATCGGATCTCGGTGGCGTGGCGATCTCCGGTGCGCTCGAGCGCGCCGGTCTGGCTCCTGAGCAGGTCGAATACGTCATCATGGGCCAGGTGCTCACCGCCGGCGCCGGCCAGATCCCGGCCCGTCAGGCGGCCGTCGCCGCCGGCATCCCGATGGACGTCCCGGCGCTGACCATCAACAAGGTGTGTCTGTCGGGCATCAACGCGATCGCGATGGCCGACCAGCTGATCCGCGCGGGCGAGTTCGACGTCGTCGTCGCCGGCGGCCAGGAGTCGATGAGCCAGGCCCCGCACATGCTCGAGAAGTCCCGCGCCGGCTTCAAGTACGGCGACGTGACCCTGCGCGACCACATGGCCTACGACGGCCTGCACGACATCTTCACCGACCAGGCGATGGGCAACCTCACCGAGTCGGCCAACTCCGGCGACCGCTTCGTCTCCCGCGCCGAGCAGGACGCCTTCGCCGCCGCCTCGCATCAGAGGGCCGCCCGCGCCTGGAAGGACGGCCTGTTCGAGGACGAGGTCGTGCCGGTGTCGATCAAGCAGCGCAAGGGCGACCCGATCGTCTTCGCCGCCGACGAGGGCATCCGCCCGGAGACCACCACCGAGTCGCTCGGCTCGCTGCGTCCGGCCTTCTCGAAGGACGGCACCGTCACCGCCGGTTCGGCCTCGCAGATCTCCGACGGTGCCGCCGCGGTCGTCGTGATGAGCAAGGCCAAGGCCACCGAGCTCGGGCTGAGCTGGATCGCCGAGATCGGCCGCCACGGCGTCGTCGCCGGACCGGACTCGACCCTGCAGTCGCAGCCGGCACGGGCGATCGCCAAGGCCTGCGAGCGTGAGGGCGTCGACCCGAAGGACCTCGACCTGATCGAGATCAACGAGGCGTTCGCCGCCGTCGGCATCGTCTCAGCCCGTGAGCTGGGCATCGATCCCGCGAAGGTGAACGTCAACGGCGGTGCGATCGCGCTCGGCCACCCGCTCGGCATGTCGGGCGCGCGCATCGTGCTGCACCTGGCGCTCGAGCTGAAGCGCCGCGGCGGCGGTGTCGGCGCTGCCGCCCTGTGCGGTGGTGGCGGCCAGGGCGACGCGCTCATCGTGCGGGTGCCCGAGAACTGA
- the mce gene encoding methylmalonyl-CoA epimerase — MTETSPTSAPAASVLASGLVTAIDHVGIAVPDLDAALTWYAENLGLVSTHEEVNEEQGVREAMLAVPGTFEGSTMIQLLAPLNEKSTIAKFIDRNGPGLQQLAYRVSDIDAVSTALRERGVRLLYDAPRRGTADSRINFLHPKDAGGVLVELVEPAAHPAH, encoded by the coding sequence ATGACCGAGACCTCTCCCACATCCGCTCCGGCGGCGTCCGTTCTCGCTTCCGGACTCGTCACCGCCATCGATCACGTCGGCATCGCAGTGCCCGACCTCGATGCCGCTCTCACCTGGTACGCCGAGAACCTCGGTCTCGTGTCCACCCACGAGGAAGTCAACGAGGAGCAGGGCGTGCGCGAGGCGATGCTGGCCGTTCCGGGGACCTTCGAAGGGTCCACCATGATCCAGCTGCTCGCCCCGCTGAACGAGAAATCCACGATCGCGAAGTTCATCGACCGCAATGGCCCGGGTCTGCAGCAGCTTGCCTACCGCGTCTCCGACATCGATGCCGTCTCCACTGCGCTTCGTGAGCGCGGCGTCCGCTTGCTGTACGACGCACCCCGTCGCGGCACCGCCGATTCGCGCATCAACTTTTTGCATCCGAAGGACGCGGGCGGCGTCCTCGTCGAGCTCGTCGAGCCGGCTGCACATCCCGCTCACTGA
- the nucS gene encoding endonuclease NucS: MRLVIARCRVDYIGRLTAHLPTARRLLLVKSDGSVSVHADDRAYKPLNWMSPPCWLEEESVEDAEALWVVTNKAGEQLRITLEEIDHDSSHELGVDPGLIKDGVEAHLQELLAEHVETLGTGFTLIRREYPTAIGPVDLLCRDADGATVAVEVKRRGEIDGVEQLTRYLELLNRDPLLAPVSGVFAAQQIKPQARTLATDRGIRCLVLDYEALRGTESTEFRLF, translated from the coding sequence GTGCGTCTTGTGATTGCCCGTTGCCGTGTGGACTACATCGGACGCCTGACGGCTCATCTGCCGACGGCCCGACGTCTCCTCCTCGTCAAATCCGACGGTTCGGTGAGTGTCCACGCCGACGACCGTGCCTACAAGCCTCTGAACTGGATGAGCCCGCCCTGCTGGCTCGAAGAGGAGTCCGTCGAGGACGCCGAGGCCCTGTGGGTCGTCACCAACAAGGCGGGCGAGCAGCTGCGCATCACTCTCGAAGAGATCGACCACGATTCGAGCCACGAGCTCGGTGTCGACCCCGGTCTGATCAAAGACGGTGTCGAGGCGCACCTGCAGGAACTTCTCGCCGAGCACGTCGAGACCCTCGGGACGGGCTTCACCCTGATCCGGCGCGAATACCCCACGGCGATCGGCCCTGTGGACCTGTTGTGCCGTGATGCCGACGGAGCGACCGTCGCCGTGGAGGTGAAGCGCCGCGGCGAGATCGACGGCGTGGAGCAGCTCACCCGTTATCTCGAACTGCTCAACCGGGACCCGCTGCTCGCACCCGTCAGTGGCGTGTTCGCGGCCCAGCAGATCAAGCCGCAGGCGCGGACACTGGCCACGGACCGCGGCATCCGCTGCCTCGTGCTCGACTACGAGGCGCTGCGGGGCACCGAGAGCACCGAGTTCAGATTGTTCTGA
- a CDS encoding adenylate/guanylate cyclase domain-containing protein gives MPARSHRTAPLGSAILGEPAEPIRRQRIRIQTLLTFSLIGTHLVGALIVAALINVVIPGPSVLTSDFLVITAILAPVYVVSAVVVGSVLGTRATLRRLRWALENRPPTLQEQRIALRMPWRTTLQQGALWFIGLILFTVGFGVIDPQTIPKVALTITLAGVTVCGFAYMFTDFALRPIAARALEVGTPRRPRLAGTTGRVMLAWALGSAVPVVGLLFIAVFSFIRPVTSTRLAITILAIGGLGLLTGSLLMFLTIRSTIAPIESVRAGMQRIASGDFDTAVVVYDGTELGQLQTGFNRMAEGLREREKLRDVFGRHVGREVAAAALANPGVLGGEERDVAVLFVDIVGSTALAASRPPTEVVALLNRFFAVVVEEVHAAEGFVNKFEGDAALAIFGAPVALDNAAGSALGAARRMARRLAEEVPECRAGIGVTAGRAVAGNIGAQERFEYTVIGDPVNEAARLSDLAKTVPGYVAASARTVQLAPEDERARWELGEEITLRGRSEPTRLAIPRAD, from the coding sequence ATGCCCGCACGCAGTCACCGCACGGCCCCGCTCGGATCGGCCATCCTGGGAGAGCCTGCCGAACCGATCCGACGGCAACGCATCAGGATCCAGACCCTGTTGACGTTCTCCCTGATCGGTACGCATCTCGTCGGTGCCCTGATCGTGGCCGCTCTCATCAACGTCGTGATCCCGGGCCCGTCCGTACTGACCTCCGACTTCCTCGTCATCACCGCGATCCTCGCTCCTGTCTACGTGGTCTCGGCCGTCGTGGTCGGATCGGTGCTCGGTACCCGGGCGACCCTCCGCAGGCTGCGGTGGGCGCTGGAGAACCGGCCGCCCACCCTGCAGGAACAGCGGATCGCGTTGCGGATGCCCTGGCGTACCACCCTCCAGCAGGGAGCACTGTGGTTCATCGGGTTGATCCTGTTCACCGTCGGGTTCGGGGTCATCGACCCGCAGACGATCCCGAAGGTCGCGCTGACCATCACCCTGGCCGGTGTCACGGTGTGCGGATTCGCGTACATGTTCACCGATTTCGCGCTGCGCCCCATCGCGGCGCGCGCGCTCGAGGTCGGGACGCCTCGTCGCCCGCGCCTGGCCGGCACCACCGGACGCGTGATGCTCGCGTGGGCCCTGGGCAGCGCGGTGCCCGTTGTCGGTCTGCTGTTCATCGCGGTGTTCAGCTTCATCCGCCCCGTCACATCGACGCGCCTGGCGATCACGATCCTCGCCATCGGCGGACTCGGTCTGCTCACCGGCTCGCTGCTGATGTTCCTCACGATCCGGTCGACGATCGCGCCGATCGAATCGGTGCGCGCCGGGATGCAGCGCATCGCGTCGGGCGATTTCGATACCGCGGTCGTCGTCTACGACGGAACCGAATTGGGGCAGCTGCAGACGGGGTTCAACCGGATGGCCGAAGGCCTGCGCGAACGCGAGAAACTGCGCGACGTGTTCGGCCGCCATGTCGGACGGGAGGTCGCGGCTGCGGCGCTGGCCAATCCCGGTGTCCTCGGCGGTGAGGAACGGGACGTCGCGGTGTTGTTCGTCGACATCGTCGGGTCCACCGCGTTGGCCGCAAGTCGCCCACCGACAGAGGTGGTAGCGCTGCTCAACCGCTTCTTCGCGGTCGTCGTCGAAGAGGTGCACGCGGCCGAAGGATTCGTCAACAAGTTCGAGGGCGACGCCGCGCTCGCGATCTTCGGGGCGCCGGTCGCCCTCGACAACGCCGCCGGTTCCGCGCTCGGCGCCGCGAGGAGGATGGCGCGACGCCTCGCCGAGGAAGTCCCGGAGTGTCGCGCGGGTATCGGGGTTACGGCAGGTCGTGCGGTCGCCGGGAACATCGGCGCGCAGGAACGCTTCGAGTACACCGTGATCGGCGATCCGGTCAACGAAGCAGCGAGGCTGTCGGATCTCGCGAAGACCGTTCCGGGTTACGTCGCGGCGTCGGCCCGCACCGTGCAGCTCGCCCCCGAGGACGAACGCGCACGGTGGGAACTGGGTGAGGAGATCACCCTGCGCGGTCGTTCCGAGCCGACGCGCCTGGCGATTCCGCGCGCGGACTGA
- the ehuA gene encoding ectoine/hydroxyectoine ABC transporter ATP-binding protein EhuA, with product MIRFDSVVKRFGDHVVLDHLDFTVAPGERVTLIGPSGSGKTTILRLLMTLEKIDDGVVWVKGEPLSHERKGTRLVPASERYLRTMRRSIGMVFQQFNLFPNMNVMENLTEAPVHVLGRSKAEARDRARELLAMVGLSDKETAHPTQLSGGQQQRVAIARALAMDPEILLLDEVTSALDPELVADVLDVLRTIAETTDITMLIVTHEMHFARDVSDRVLMFDRGRIVEEGPPERIFTSPREERTRKFLDAVLAGE from the coding sequence ATGATCCGTTTCGACTCCGTGGTCAAGAGATTCGGCGACCACGTAGTACTCGACCACTTGGACTTCACCGTCGCCCCGGGGGAACGGGTCACGTTGATCGGTCCGAGCGGTTCGGGCAAGACGACCATCCTGCGCCTGCTCATGACCCTCGAGAAGATCGACGACGGTGTGGTGTGGGTCAAGGGCGAACCACTCAGCCACGAACGCAAGGGGACGCGTCTCGTCCCGGCCTCCGAGCGCTACCTGAGGACGATGCGCCGCAGCATCGGCATGGTCTTCCAGCAGTTCAACCTCTTCCCCAACATGAACGTGATGGAGAACCTCACCGAGGCTCCGGTCCACGTCCTCGGTCGCAGTAAGGCCGAGGCACGCGACCGTGCGCGGGAGCTGCTCGCGATGGTCGGTCTGTCCGACAAGGAGACCGCCCACCCCACGCAACTGTCGGGTGGTCAGCAGCAGCGGGTCGCGATCGCCCGTGCCCTCGCGATGGATCCGGAGATCCTGCTGCTCGACGAGGTGACCTCGGCCCTCGACCCCGAACTCGTCGCCGATGTGCTGGACGTGCTGCGGACGATCGCCGAGACGACCGACATCACGATGCTGATCGTGACGCACGAGATGCACTTCGCCCGCGACGTCTCCGATCGAGTGCTGATGTTCGATCGGGGTCGCATCGTGGAGGAGGGGCCGCCCGAGCGCATCTTCACCAGCCCCCGGGAGGAACGCACCCGCAAGTTCCTCGACGCGGTGCTGGCGGGAGAGTGA
- the ehuD gene encoding ectoine/hydroxyectoine ABC transporter permease subunit EhuD — protein sequence MTVDWSWQRAADALPVLLEGFRITLLATVLGFVVAAVLGLVVAVARRSLPKVLATALSAVVQFIRLTPLVVQLLFVYYLLPQFSALQIGIAVLGIHYSTYMAEVYRAGIDAVPKGQWEACRALSLSPMRTWRAVILPQAVRRVVPALGNYAVSLFKDTPFLFTISVVEMVTAAQQFGARNFQYLEPLTLAGLIFLIASYPTSLLVRRLERRLAY from the coding sequence ATGACCGTCGACTGGAGTTGGCAACGCGCGGCCGACGCGCTTCCGGTACTGCTCGAAGGATTCCGGATCACCCTGCTGGCCACGGTCCTCGGATTCGTGGTCGCCGCGGTGCTGGGGCTGGTCGTGGCCGTCGCCCGCCGCTCGTTGCCGAAGGTGCTCGCGACGGCGCTGTCCGCCGTCGTCCAGTTCATCCGGCTCACACCACTCGTGGTGCAGCTCCTGTTCGTGTACTACCTGCTCCCGCAGTTCAGTGCGCTGCAGATCGGCATCGCGGTACTGGGGATCCACTACTCGACCTACATGGCCGAGGTGTACCGGGCGGGCATCGACGCCGTGCCGAAGGGACAATGGGAGGCGTGCCGCGCCCTGTCGTTGTCGCCGATGCGTACGTGGCGTGCGGTGATCCTGCCGCAGGCCGTGCGCCGTGTCGTGCCCGCGCTGGGCAACTACGCGGTGTCGCTGTTCAAGGACACCCCGTTCCTGTTCACGATCTCCGTCGTGGAGATGGTGACCGCAGCCCAGCAGTTCGGTGCGCGCAACTTTCAGTACCTCGAGCCGCTCACGCTGGCCGGCCTGATCTTCCTCATCGCCAGCTACCCGACGTCGTTGCTCGTCCGCCGATTGGAGCGTCGCCTTGCCTATTGA
- the ehuC gene encoding ectoine/hydroxyectoine ABC transporter permease subunit EhuC, translated as MDFGSKIELLWNSFPQLFDGLLVTVELTLGSAVFAFLLAVALGLAAGAKNLVLRGSARVFIEFFRGTSLLVQLFWFFYVLPLFGFRLESIVCGILALSLNYGAYGAEVVRGAIASVPKPQIEAATALNFGYWQRMRRVVFPQAWAEMIPPLTNLLIQLLKGTALASYILLQDLTFQIEQLRRGSGDTIFAFGVGLVLYFVLGYLLTLLMNALEVRAKSRLGTGPTLREIFGLAPVFDQPVGARS; from the coding sequence ATGGATTTCGGTTCGAAGATCGAACTGCTGTGGAATTCCTTCCCCCAACTGTTCGACGGTCTGCTCGTCACCGTCGAATTGACCCTGGGGAGTGCGGTCTTCGCGTTCCTGCTCGCAGTGGCCCTCGGGCTGGCGGCAGGCGCGAAGAACCTCGTCCTGCGTGGCAGCGCGAGAGTGTTCATCGAGTTCTTCCGCGGTACTTCGCTTCTCGTGCAGCTGTTCTGGTTCTTCTATGTTCTGCCGTTATTCGGGTTCCGGCTCGAATCGATCGTGTGCGGGATCCTCGCGCTGTCGCTCAACTACGGCGCCTACGGAGCGGAGGTGGTGCGCGGTGCGATCGCCTCGGTGCCGAAGCCGCAAATCGAGGCGGCGACAGCGCTGAATTTCGGCTACTGGCAACGCATGCGACGGGTGGTCTTCCCGCAGGCCTGGGCCGAGATGATCCCGCCGTTGACCAATCTGCTCATCCAGCTGCTCAAGGGAACAGCACTGGCGAGTTACATCCTCCTGCAGGACCTCACGTTCCAGATCGAGCAGCTCCGTAGAGGCAGTGGCGACACCATCTTCGCGTTCGGTGTGGGGTTGGTGCTGTACTTCGTGCTCGGCTATCTGCTGACGCTGCTGATGAATGCGCTCGAGGTGCGTGCGAAGAGCCGACTCGGGACCGGTCCGACGCTCCGTGAGATCTTCGGGCTCGCCCCGGTCTTCGATCAGCCGGTGGGGGCACGCTCATGA
- the ehuB gene encoding ectoine/hydroxyectoine ABC transporter substrate-binding protein EhuB: protein MTNRSTTGTAGKFTAVIAGLGLIGAAITGCTSVDTDTEGSTLERLQQEGTVTVGFAGEAPYSFMQDGELTGATVALHREIFKNLGIDNVEGVATDFGALIPGLQAGRFDVVSAGMSILPQRCEQALFSEPEFNYTTALMVPQGNPEQLADMQSIAESGVRMAVMTGAIEADYASALGIDAMQVASPQDGMDAVVNGRADVFALTGISLNWMKQNNEGAPVDVTESFVAEIDGVPQVGAGGTVFRKEDTELRDAYNEELAKITSDPQKYLSIVGDFGFTEAEMPDPGLTTEMLCEGVS, encoded by the coding sequence ATGACGAATCGATCGACTACGGGTACCGCCGGCAAGTTCACGGCGGTGATCGCGGGACTGGGACTCATCGGCGCGGCCATCACAGGATGTACGAGCGTCGACACCGACACCGAGGGCTCGACCCTCGAACGGCTCCAGCAAGAAGGCACCGTCACCGTCGGGTTCGCCGGCGAGGCACCCTACAGCTTCATGCAGGACGGCGAACTCACCGGCGCCACCGTCGCTCTGCACCGCGAGATCTTCAAGAACCTCGGCATCGACAACGTCGAAGGTGTGGCCACCGACTTCGGTGCGCTCATTCCCGGCCTGCAGGCCGGACGATTCGACGTCGTCAGCGCCGGCATGTCGATCCTCCCGCAACGTTGCGAACAGGCACTGTTCAGCGAGCCGGAGTTCAACTACACCACCGCACTCATGGTCCCGCAGGGCAACCCGGAACAACTCGCCGACATGCAGTCGATCGCCGAGAGCGGCGTCCGGATGGCCGTCATGACCGGCGCGATCGAAGCCGACTACGCGTCCGCCCTCGGCATCGACGCGATGCAGGTGGCGTCTCCCCAGGACGGGATGGATGCCGTCGTCAACGGACGCGCCGACGTCTTCGCCCTGACGGGTATCTCCTTGAACTGGATGAAGCAGAACAACGAGGGTGCGCCCGTCGACGTCACCGAGTCGTTCGTCGCGGAGATCGACGGGGTACCTCAGGTGGGCGCCGGCGGGACGGTCTTCCGCAAGGAGGACACCGAACTGCGCGACGCCTACAACGAGGAACTGGCGAAGATCACGTCCGACCCGCAGAAGTACCTTTCGATCGTCGGCGACTTCGGGTTCACGGAGGCCGAGATGCCCGATCCGGGGCTGACGACCGAGATGCTCTGCGAGGGCGTTTCCTGA